The following proteins are co-located in the Aurantiacibacter atlanticus genome:
- a CDS encoding DUF2256 domain-containing protein, whose amino-acid sequence MARMQRKSDLPSKVCVACGLPFAWRKKWERDWDNVRFCSERCRRNKPKISACNETAGR is encoded by the coding sequence ATGGCGCGCATGCAGCGCAAGTCGGATCTTCCGAGCAAGGTTTGCGTTGCATGCGGCCTGCCATTTGCGTGGCGAAAGAAATGGGAGCGGGACTGGGACAATGTCCGGTTCTGTTCTGAACGATGCCGGCGAAACAAGCCAAAAATCTCGGCATGCAATGAAACCGCAGGGCGATAG
- a CDS encoding peptidylprolyl isomerase produces the protein MKHVKVFAKKTTRFALAGLGAAFIMSSLTSTGVQGQAQPSSNDSFNLPEDISFIVQPNNPNERRATARVNGSIITGTDVDHRVALILAAQEIAIPPEEVARLRLQVLRNLIDETLQVQEAAALELPVTPEEVNQAYERFAIESRGMSVAELDAYLTSIGSSSRSVKRQIQGELAWNNLLRRNIAPFVNVSEGEVTDLWERLQESRGTTEYRLGEIFLSANPNNRDQVVANANQIIEQLRAGGSFVAYARQFSEASSAVVGGDLGWIRLAQLQQPQLEAAAAQMTPGQLVGPLEIPGGFSILLMIDVRQIGMPDPRDALLSLKQISIAFPAGITEAEAEQRGSEFISAVQSMNGCGDADARAAAIGATTVNNDGIPVRALPEALQGIMLQLNVGQVTPPFGDLTEGIRVLMLCGRDDPTDTSGPSVAAIMEQIEEERINRRAQRYLRDLRRDAVIEYD, from the coding sequence ATGAAACACGTGAAAGTCTTCGCGAAGAAAACCACTCGATTTGCGCTCGCCGGCCTTGGCGCCGCATTCATCATGTCATCGCTGACAAGTACCGGTGTGCAGGGGCAGGCCCAACCGAGCTCTAATGACTCCTTTAACCTGCCCGAAGACATTTCTTTCATCGTTCAGCCGAACAACCCGAATGAACGCCGCGCCACGGCGCGGGTCAATGGCTCCATCATAACGGGCACCGATGTCGATCACCGCGTTGCACTTATCCTCGCTGCGCAAGAAATTGCCATCCCGCCTGAAGAAGTCGCGCGGCTGCGGTTGCAGGTTCTGCGCAATCTGATTGATGAAACCTTGCAGGTGCAGGAGGCTGCTGCCCTGGAACTTCCTGTCACACCGGAAGAAGTCAATCAGGCTTATGAACGGTTTGCTATCGAATCGCGTGGAATGAGCGTTGCCGAACTGGACGCCTATCTCACTTCGATCGGATCATCGTCACGCAGCGTGAAGCGTCAGATTCAGGGTGAGCTAGCCTGGAACAATCTGCTGCGCCGCAATATCGCGCCCTTCGTGAATGTGTCCGAAGGCGAAGTGACTGATCTGTGGGAGCGCTTGCAGGAATCTCGCGGAACGACAGAATATAGGCTCGGAGAGATCTTCCTTTCCGCCAATCCCAACAATCGCGATCAGGTTGTAGCCAATGCCAACCAGATTATTGAACAGCTTCGTGCTGGCGGCAGTTTCGTCGCCTATGCGCGGCAGTTCTCCGAAGCGTCCAGCGCTGTGGTCGGTGGCGACCTTGGATGGATCAGGCTCGCCCAGTTGCAACAGCCGCAGCTTGAAGCAGCTGCCGCGCAGATGACTCCTGGCCAGCTGGTCGGCCCACTGGAAATTCCGGGCGGATTTTCCATTCTGCTGATGATTGACGTGCGCCAGATCGGCATGCCCGATCCGCGTGACGCTTTGCTCAGCCTCAAGCAGATTTCCATAGCCTTCCCGGCCGGAATTACCGAGGCCGAGGCAGAGCAGCGCGGTTCCGAATTCATCAGCGCGGTGCAATCCATGAATGGCTGCGGTGATGCAGATGCGCGCGCCGCCGCCATTGGTGCCACCACCGTCAACAATGACGGAATTCCAGTCCGCGCGCTTCCAGAGGCTTTGCAGGGCATCATGTTGCAACTCAACGTCGGGCAGGTCACCCCGCCATTCGGCGATCTGACAGAGGGCATCCGCGTGTTAATGCTGTGCGGCCGGGACGATCCTACTGACACTTCCGGACCTAGCGTGGCCGCCATTATGGAGCAGATCGAAGAAGAGCGTATCAATCGCCGTGCCCAGCGCTATCTTCGCGATCTTCGCCGCGATGCCGTGATTGAATATGACTAG
- a CDS encoding LPS-assembly protein LptD, translating into MLPGSFPGAMQAPHTFCRYFSTASAALAMLACSYSAANAQDLPDPQDTSDDPAGDAGPAPIGPVIPEFNEGGQRQIGFEADSLGYDQGTNTITASGNVLLKSGDQSVHAETVSWDRESGEIVASGNVRLVDKDGNQLFTDSVTLTDELEAGAMSNLLLAFRQGGRLAAEQATRTAGGDIELTRAAYSSCPVVDDEGCPQSPSWRITAERVFYDDETARIRFSGAYLELFGTRILPLIGVTLRADGGPSSGFFIPDIGLTASNGVEISDSYYWRIADNRDLTLTGYVFTEAAPMLSAEYRHLTDNGAFQITGYGTYGSRIPLNASEPSSEDDFRGYFAANGRFQLDENWTASGSIRVASDRTFLRRYDISRDDRIRSTIELERIDENSYISIAGWATQALLVSTDQGRVPWALPLIDARYRLQDPVFGGTVELQANTLAVTRAEGQDTQRAFTGARWDLRSITQMGQEITLTGLVRGDVYHSDQNELTLTPSYRGESGWQARGIATAAVDVKWPFIGEFLGGTQILTPRVQMVASPEIRNLDIPNEDARAIDLEDSNLFALNRFSGYDRVEDGVRVTYGLDWQANIPGWRIKTTIGQSYRLTNEETLFPDGTGLNEKFSDFVGRTEVRYNDFVKFTHRFRLDKDNLGVRRNEVDATVGTDRTYAEIGYLRLNRDIDFSLEDLQDREEVRLAGRVAFARHWSVFGSAVVNLTNRDEDPTLEADGFEPLRTRLGIAYADDCLEFGFTWRRDYIELADAQSGNSFRVYFSLRNIGI; encoded by the coding sequence ATGCTCCCCGGCTCGTTTCCCGGTGCCATGCAGGCACCGCACACATTTTGTCGCTATTTCTCCACCGCGTCTGCGGCATTGGCGATGCTTGCCTGTTCGTATTCCGCTGCGAATGCGCAGGACCTGCCAGACCCGCAGGACACAAGTGACGATCCGGCGGGGGATGCAGGCCCAGCGCCAATCGGTCCGGTAATTCCCGAATTCAACGAAGGCGGACAGCGCCAGATCGGGTTTGAAGCAGATAGCCTGGGATATGACCAGGGAACCAACACGATCACCGCGTCCGGCAATGTCCTGCTGAAATCAGGTGATCAATCGGTCCATGCCGAAACCGTTTCGTGGGATCGCGAGTCCGGCGAAATCGTGGCGAGCGGTAATGTCCGTCTGGTGGACAAGGATGGCAACCAGCTGTTCACGGATAGCGTCACGCTGACCGATGAACTTGAGGCAGGCGCGATGAGCAATCTGCTGCTCGCTTTCCGACAGGGAGGCCGGCTTGCTGCCGAACAGGCAACGCGAACTGCCGGTGGCGATATCGAACTGACCCGTGCGGCCTATTCTTCCTGCCCCGTGGTGGATGATGAAGGATGCCCGCAAAGTCCCAGCTGGCGCATCACGGCAGAGCGGGTATTCTACGATGACGAAACGGCGCGCATCCGTTTTTCCGGCGCCTATCTGGAATTGTTCGGCACACGAATCCTGCCTTTAATCGGGGTGACCTTGCGCGCCGATGGCGGGCCAAGCAGCGGGTTTTTCATTCCCGATATCGGCCTTACCGCTTCTAACGGGGTCGAAATCAGCGACAGCTATTATTGGCGGATCGCCGACAATCGCGATCTGACGTTGACAGGCTATGTCTTTACCGAAGCCGCACCAATGTTGTCTGCGGAATATCGCCATCTGACGGACAATGGCGCATTCCAGATAACCGGATATGGGACATATGGTTCACGCATCCCGCTTAATGCCTCCGAACCTTCATCGGAAGATGACTTTCGCGGCTATTTTGCTGCCAATGGCCGCTTCCAGCTGGACGAAAACTGGACAGCGTCCGGTTCCATCAGGGTTGCCAGCGACCGCACCTTCCTGCGGCGTTACGACATCAGCCGTGATGACCGCATCCGTTCCACGATCGAGCTGGAGCGGATCGATGAAAATTCCTATATCTCGATTGCGGGATGGGCAACGCAGGCGCTGCTGGTAAGCACCGATCAAGGGCGGGTGCCCTGGGCTTTGCCGCTCATAGATGCACGCTATCGGCTGCAGGATCCGGTCTTTGGCGGAACAGTGGAATTACAGGCCAATACGCTCGCAGTCACGCGGGCAGAAGGGCAGGATACCCAGAGGGCGTTCACTGGTGCACGCTGGGATCTGCGCAGCATAACGCAAATGGGGCAGGAGATCACCCTGACAGGTCTCGTCCGCGGCGATGTTTATCATTCGGATCAGAACGAATTGACCCTTACGCCAAGCTATCGCGGCGAAAGCGGCTGGCAGGCGCGCGGCATCGCGACCGCCGCTGTGGATGTCAAATGGCCATTTATCGGTGAATTTCTTGGCGGCACACAGATTTTGACTCCGCGTGTGCAAATGGTCGCTTCGCCTGAAATCCGTAATCTGGACATTCCCAATGAAGATGCGCGCGCCATTGATCTTGAAGATTCCAACCTCTTCGCGCTCAATCGTTTTTCTGGCTATGACCGCGTGGAAGACGGCGTTCGCGTTACCTATGGCCTCGACTGGCAGGCCAATATCCCCGGCTGGCGGATTAAGACGACTATCGGGCAATCCTACCGCCTGACGAACGAGGAAACGCTGTTTCCTGACGGAACCGGATTGAACGAAAAATTCTCCGATTTCGTCGGCCGGACTGAAGTGCGATATAATGATTTCGTCAAGTTCACGCACCGTTTCCGGCTCGACAAAGACAATCTGGGTGTGCGCCGGAACGAGGTTGACGCGACAGTCGGCACGGATCGCACCTATGCGGAAATAGGCTATCTGCGGCTGAACCGCGATATCGATTTCTCGCTGGAAGATCTTCAGGATCGCGAGGAAGTGCGGCTGGCTGGCCGTGTCGCCTTTGCGCGCCATTGGTCTGTATTCGGCTCGGCCGTGGTCAATCTTACCAATCGCGACGAAGATCCGACGCTGGAAGCCGATGGCTTCGAACCGCTACGGACGAGATTGGGCATCGCCTACGCTGATGACTGCCTTGAATTCGGTTTCACCTGGCGGCGCGATTATATCGAGCTTGCCGATGCCCAGAGCGGTAACAGCTTCCGCGTCTATTTCTCACTCCGCAACATCGGCATCTAG
- the ndk gene encoding nucleoside-diphosphate kinase — MAVTRTFSIIKPDATRRNLTGAVTKMLEDAGLRVIASKRIQMTKEQAEGFYAVHKERPFFGDLVAFMTSGPVVVQALAGEDAVLRNRTIMGATNPADADDGTIRKTFAESIEANTVHGSDSDENAKIEIDFFFDENEIVG; from the coding sequence ATGGCGGTTACCCGCACTTTTTCGATCATCAAGCCCGATGCCACCCGCCGCAATCTGACCGGCGCAGTCACCAAGATGCTGGAAGATGCTGGCCTGCGCGTCATCGCTTCCAAGCGTATCCAGATGACAAAAGAGCAGGCAGAAGGCTTTTACGCCGTGCACAAGGAACGTCCCTTCTTCGGTGATCTGGTTGCATTCATGACCAGCGGCCCGGTTGTGGTGCAGGCCCTTGCAGGTGAGGACGCCGTGCTGCGCAACCGCACGATCATGGGTGCAACCAATCCCGCCGATGCCGACGATGGCACGATCCGCAAGACTTTTGCGGAAAGCATCGAAGCGAATACCGTCCACGGTTCGGACAGCGACGAAAACGCCAAGATCGAAATCGACTTCTTTTTCGACGAGAACGAAATCGTCGGCTGA
- a CDS encoding DNA polymerase III subunit chi → MRVDFYLLSSDTAAAAIVLLSRKVREAGERLVVVADDLELIEEISRGLWSASPEAFLANGIAGDAHDARQPILLSDEINRVNGASFLLIADGQWREPGDGFARVLYLFDQQTIAGARATWKALQDREELECKFWKQQGAKWVEGP, encoded by the coding sequence ATGCGCGTCGATTTCTACCTCTTGTCCAGCGATACTGCAGCGGCTGCCATCGTCCTTCTGTCGAGGAAGGTTCGCGAAGCGGGAGAACGATTGGTAGTGGTTGCCGATGATCTGGAACTGATCGAAGAAATCTCGCGCGGATTGTGGAGCGCTTCGCCCGAAGCTTTCCTCGCCAACGGGATTGCGGGCGATGCGCATGATGCGCGCCAGCCGATCCTCCTTTCCGATGAGATCAATCGTGTCAACGGGGCAAGTTTTCTGCTGATTGCCGACGGACAATGGCGTGAACCAGGCGACGGGTTTGCACGCGTTCTCTACCTTTTCGACCAGCAAACCATCGCTGGGGCGAGAGCGACCTGGAAAGCGCTGCAAGATCGTGAGGAGCTGGAATGCAAATTCTGGAAGCAACAAGGGGCAAAGTGGGTCGAGGGGCCCTGA
- the pdxA gene encoding 4-hydroxythreonine-4-phosphate dehydrogenase PdxA: MTAKRAAPTAPLAISLGDPAGIGPEIIAAAWARREEFDLPPFRVIGGSQVLSHLPLGNEIPTMEGPEGAYLPGHPDAASAQIALASLTRAVALVREGTCSGIVTAPVAKSAIVQIAPGFIGQTEFCADACEIARENAVMMLAGPSLRAVPLTVHCALADVPGRLSQELIMRRTRIVARAMKDDFGLSDPRIAIAGLNPHAGEDGHMGREEIEIISPAIFKLQADGINVTGPHPADTLFAPHKRGSYDAAIAMYHDQALVPLKALDFDEGVNVTLGLPIVRTSPDHGTAFDIAGKGIARADAMIAAIRMAGEMAARRAHG; this comes from the coding sequence GTGACAGCGAAGCGCGCCGCCCCGACCGCGCCCCTTGCAATATCGCTGGGCGATCCGGCGGGCATCGGACCCGAAATTATCGCAGCGGCATGGGCACGCCGTGAAGAATTCGATCTACCGCCGTTTCGTGTGATCGGTGGCAGCCAGGTTCTCTCGCATCTGCCGCTTGGAAACGAAATTCCTACCATGGAAGGGCCAGAGGGCGCTTATCTTCCCGGTCATCCCGATGCGGCATCAGCACAGATTGCTCTGGCTTCGCTTACGAGAGCAGTTGCTCTGGTGCGCGAAGGCACATGCAGCGGGATTGTCACCGCACCGGTAGCAAAATCCGCCATCGTACAAATCGCGCCGGGCTTCATTGGCCAGACGGAGTTCTGCGCCGATGCCTGCGAAATTGCGCGCGAAAACGCCGTTATGATGCTAGCCGGACCTTCGCTGCGCGCTGTTCCGCTGACGGTGCATTGTGCCCTCGCCGATGTTCCCGGGCGGCTGTCGCAAGAGCTGATCATGCGCCGGACCCGCATTGTGGCCCGTGCGATGAAGGACGATTTCGGCCTTTCCGATCCGCGCATAGCCATTGCAGGGCTCAATCCCCATGCTGGCGAGGATGGCCATATGGGCCGCGAGGAGATTGAAATCATTTCGCCCGCAATCTTCAAATTGCAGGCAGACGGCATCAATGTGACGGGACCGCATCCCGCTGACACGCTCTTCGCACCGCACAAGCGCGGCAGCTATGACGCCGCCATCGCAATGTATCACGATCAGGCACTTGTCCCCTTGAAGGCACTCGATTTCGATGAAGGTGTCAATGTGACACTGGGCCTGCCGATTGTACGCACATCTCCCGATCACGGCACCGCTTTTGACATTGCAGGCAAGGGTATTGCGCGTGCTGACGCCATGATCGCCGCAATACGGATGGCAGGCGAAATGGCGGCGCGGCGCGCCCATGGCTGA
- a CDS encoding sulfotransferase family protein: MSPPPRPHPLARSPRVDRVCGWLEGAWAKGIATRPSLDPDILWGKAQLEVPAEGERGPRGDAEKADFRLRLEVLAESLSAEAQLNALGLTMAHGQLVRVIRQRLELGEMWRSRPEVVDHPLVAPIIVVGQMRSGTTRVHRLLAADPAHSATRFCDSWLPVPRRPDTRPAWSALSLLFARTLDPWLDSIHPFGTTRADEELGWLACALDHCAYEAQWRIPGFSAFSETRDPAPVYREFARILRTDAHFHGNSNRPRVLKVPQFAEDLPSLLSEFPNARVVMTRRDHAEIIRSAVSLVANQMTIQSNSVDLVWIEAEVARKIALREDRMDQALKAFNGPLAQVEFDALDTDWESAITQVYGDLNLPISNAILSAMRQEQSRPGLSKLGAHKGQIVQFSTVKNAAPTQ; this comes from the coding sequence ATGAGCCCTCCACCGCGTCCGCACCCCCTCGCCCGCTCTCCTCGTGTCGATCGGGTATGCGGCTGGCTGGAAGGTGCTTGGGCGAAAGGTATCGCAACACGTCCATCGCTTGATCCCGATATCCTGTGGGGCAAGGCGCAGCTCGAAGTGCCAGCAGAAGGCGAGCGCGGGCCAAGGGGCGATGCAGAGAAGGCCGATTTCCGGCTTCGCCTGGAAGTGCTTGCCGAATCGCTGAGTGCAGAAGCGCAGCTCAATGCGCTTGGTCTCACCATGGCACATGGACAATTGGTGCGCGTCATCCGCCAGCGTCTGGAACTTGGCGAAATGTGGCGAAGCCGCCCGGAAGTGGTCGATCACCCGCTGGTCGCGCCGATAATTGTCGTCGGGCAGATGCGCAGCGGAACGACCCGAGTGCACCGTCTGCTCGCCGCCGATCCGGCGCATTCCGCCACGCGCTTTTGCGACAGCTGGCTACCGGTCCCGCGCCGCCCTGATACAAGGCCCGCGTGGTCCGCGCTGTCCCTTCTATTTGCCCGCACTCTTGATCCGTGGCTCGATTCGATTCATCCCTTCGGCACTACGCGCGCGGATGAAGAATTGGGCTGGCTCGCCTGCGCGCTCGATCACTGTGCCTATGAGGCGCAGTGGCGAATCCCCGGTTTCAGCGCATTTTCAGAAACGCGCGACCCGGCACCGGTTTATCGCGAATTTGCGCGCATCCTGCGTACTGACGCACATTTCCACGGTAATTCAAATCGCCCACGCGTGCTCAAAGTGCCGCAATTTGCTGAAGACCTTCCTTCACTGCTGAGTGAGTTTCCCAATGCCCGCGTCGTGATGACCCGGCGCGATCATGCGGAGATTATCCGCAGCGCGGTGTCGCTTGTGGCAAATCAGATGACGATCCAGTCCAACTCGGTCGATCTTGTGTGGATCGAGGCGGAGGTCGCCCGCAAGATCGCGTTGCGCGAAGACAGGATGGACCAGGCACTGAAGGCATTCAACGGCCCGCTCGCCCAGGTGGAGTTTGACGCGCTTGATACCGATTGGGAAAGCGCCATCACGCAGGTCTATGGCGATCTGAATTTGCCCATTTCAAACGCGATACTGTCCGCAATGCGGCAGGAACAGTCCCGCCCGGGACTATCAAAACTTGGTGCGCACAAGGGGCAGATCGTGCAATTTTCTACCGTCAAGAACGCCGCACCCACGCAATAG
- the purM gene encoding phosphoribosylformylglycinamidine cyclo-ligase, with translation MSSKPTSYTYEQAGVSIDAGNRLVKAIGPLVKATMRPGADGEIGGFGGFFDPRAAGYKDPLLVAGNDGVGTKLKLAIENDRHDSVGIDLVAMCVNDLIVQGAEPLFFLDYFATGKLDNGVAERVIAGIAQGCQQAGCALIGGETAEMPGMYAAGDYDLAGFCVGAVERGEQLTGDKIAPGHVLLGLASSGVHSNGFSLVRRLAEDKGWKLDRPALFDQDRLLIDALIEPTRIYVENLLPIVRAGQIDALAHITGGGLLENLPRVLPEGARAIIDADDWKQSGLMAFLQAQGNIEPGEMARTFNCGVGMVMAVTQDQAETVSSALTDAGETVFTIGEIVAGQRGCSVRGSAGTWSGKADWEAAHDA, from the coding sequence CTATGAGCAAGCCGGCGTGTCGATCGATGCGGGCAACAGGCTCGTCAAGGCAATCGGCCCGCTGGTCAAGGCCACCATGCGTCCCGGCGCAGATGGCGAAATCGGCGGCTTTGGCGGCTTCTTCGATCCGCGCGCTGCAGGTTATAAGGATCCGCTGCTGGTCGCGGGCAATGATGGCGTGGGTACCAAGCTCAAGCTTGCCATAGAAAATGATCGGCATGACAGCGTTGGCATCGATCTGGTCGCCATGTGCGTCAATGATTTGATCGTGCAGGGTGCAGAACCGCTGTTCTTCCTCGATTATTTCGCCACGGGAAAACTTGATAACGGCGTCGCCGAGCGGGTGATTGCAGGCATTGCGCAAGGTTGCCAGCAAGCCGGATGCGCATTGATCGGGGGCGAAACTGCGGAAATGCCGGGCATGTATGCTGCAGGCGATTATGACCTTGCGGGCTTTTGCGTCGGCGCTGTCGAACGCGGCGAACAATTGACTGGTGACAAGATCGCACCCGGCCATGTGCTGCTTGGGCTGGCAAGTTCGGGCGTTCATTCAAATGGCTTTTCACTGGTGCGGCGTCTTGCAGAAGATAAGGGCTGGAAGCTCGACCGCCCTGCCCTGTTCGACCAGGACCGCCTGCTGATAGACGCGCTGATCGAACCCACACGGATCTATGTCGAAAACCTCCTCCCAATCGTCCGGGCCGGACAGATCGACGCGCTGGCGCATATCACCGGCGGTGGATTGCTGGAAAATCTTCCGCGCGTTCTGCCCGAAGGCGCACGGGCCATCATCGATGCCGATGACTGGAAGCAGAGCGGATTGATGGCTTTCCTGCAAGCTCAGGGCAATATCGAGCCGGGCGAAATGGCGCGCACGTTCAATTGCGGCGTGGGCATGGTTATGGCGGTGACCCAAGATCAGGCCGAAACCGTAAGTTCAGCGCTGACGGATGCTGGCGAAACCGTATTCACCATTGGTGAAATCGTGGCCGGCCAGCGCGGATGCAGCGTACGCGGATCAGCTGGCACATGGTCGGGCAAGGCAGACTGGGAAGCCGCGCATGATGCGTGA
- the purN gene encoding phosphoribosylglycinamide formyltransferase — MTKARIACLLSGNGTTMSALLFHSRLPDCPYEIVLVASNAPDAPGLKIAAAEGIPTFAHDHRGMDRREHEKIMHCALRDSGAEYLALCGYMRILNEEFVAGWEGRMVNIHPSLLPKYKGLDTHQRAIDAGDASGGCSVHVVTSELDGGPVLGQVPVAILPDDTADSLARRVILAEYQLYPRMVAEYVGRQYRADWLLERARELALALPEAEERESHGAPGWRCGGKSGKYFAHFNGRHHGSEHIALLVKTSGPDELAGLVETAPETYYKPAYYGASGWIGIILNQANVDWDNVGEWLRRSWRMVAPKRLTKLHDAADQF; from the coding sequence ATGACCAAGGCCAGGATCGCCTGCCTGCTATCGGGTAATGGCACCACAATGTCCGCGCTTCTGTTCCATTCGCGCCTGCCTGATTGCCCCTATGAAATCGTGCTCGTCGCTTCCAATGCCCCGGACGCGCCCGGCCTGAAGATTGCAGCGGCAGAAGGCATTCCGACCTTCGCGCATGATCATCGCGGCATGGATCGCCGTGAGCACGAGAAGATCATGCACTGCGCCTTGCGCGATAGCGGGGCCGAATATCTCGCACTGTGCGGATATATGCGCATCTTGAACGAGGAGTTCGTCGCCGGATGGGAAGGCCGGATGGTGAATATCCATCCTTCGCTTCTCCCTAAATACAAGGGCCTCGATACGCATCAACGCGCCATTGATGCTGGCGATGCGTCCGGCGGATGTTCGGTCCATGTCGTGACATCGGAACTTGATGGCGGGCCAGTACTGGGGCAGGTGCCGGTGGCGATTCTGCCGGATGACACGGCAGACAGCCTCGCGCGGCGGGTGATCCTTGCCGAATACCAGCTCTACCCGCGCATGGTGGCCGAATATGTGGGACGGCAATACCGCGCTGACTGGCTGTTGGAACGCGCCCGCGAATTGGCACTGGCTCTGCCCGAAGCGGAAGAGCGCGAAAGCCACGGCGCGCCGGGCTGGCGATGCGGCGGCAAAAGCGGCAAATATTTCGCCCATTTCAATGGTAGGCATCACGGCAGCGAACATATCGCCCTGCTGGTGAAGACGAGCGGGCCGGATGAACTGGCTGGTCTCGTCGAAACAGCGCCCGAAACTTATTACAAGCCTGCCTATTATGGCGCCAGTGGCTGGATCGGCATCATTCTCAACCAAGCAAATGTTGATTGGGACAATGTCGGCGAATGGTTGCGCAGAAGCTGGCGTATGGTCGCACCCAAGCGGCTCACGAAATTGCATGATGCTGCGGACCAGTTCTGA
- a CDS encoding leucyl aminopeptidase — protein MNIEFRPDLEAASPHLVARVIDQGKLPAGLPPTVAKGAQASRFTGKPGQIFEGFYEVGGDVVRLALAGAGKKNDKARHAALEKAGAALTAKYLCSGEKEMALDVASSGLDAEEAAAVLTGARLRAWRWDEYRTRLRDEQKRTLASIVVAGAPDGAEAAWEDAEAVATGVEFTRELVAEPANIIYPESFVERCQGRFEGTGAELVVLDEDQMEQLGMGALLGVGRGSARASRILAIKWMGGKAGEAPVAFVGKGVTFDSGGISIKPGPGMEDMKWDMGGAGAVAGAMLALALRKAEANVVGVCGLVENMPDGKAMRPGDVVTTMSGQTVEVLNTDAEGRLVLCDALTWVQREFKPARIVDLATLTGAMMIALGSEHGGVFSNDDSLADDLLGAGREAGDKLWRFPLAPEYDKLLDSPIADMKNIGPRFAGSITAAQFLQRYIEDDTPWAHCDIAGMVWSDKPGATWDKGATGFGVRLLDRFIRNTTKA, from the coding sequence ATGAATATCGAATTTCGCCCCGACCTTGAAGCCGCCAGCCCGCACCTTGTTGCGCGTGTCATCGATCAGGGGAAATTGCCTGCAGGCTTGCCGCCCACTGTCGCGAAAGGGGCACAGGCATCGCGCTTTACGGGTAAGCCGGGGCAGATATTCGAAGGCTTTTATGAGGTTGGTGGTGATGTTGTGCGACTGGCGCTGGCTGGTGCAGGCAAGAAAAATGACAAGGCACGGCACGCCGCGCTCGAAAAAGCCGGCGCTGCACTTACTGCAAAATATCTTTGTAGCGGCGAAAAGGAAATGGCGCTGGATGTCGCCTCCAGTGGATTGGACGCAGAGGAAGCGGCCGCAGTGCTGACAGGTGCGCGCCTGCGCGCATGGCGTTGGGACGAATATCGCACCCGCCTTCGTGACGAACAGAAACGCACCCTGGCCAGCATCGTGGTCGCAGGCGCGCCAGATGGCGCAGAGGCTGCGTGGGAAGATGCGGAGGCAGTGGCCACCGGTGTCGAATTCACCCGCGAACTCGTCGCTGAACCAGCGAATATCATTTATCCCGAAAGTTTTGTGGAACGCTGTCAGGGCCGGTTTGAAGGCACTGGGGCCGAACTGGTCGTGCTGGATGAAGATCAGATGGAGCAGTTGGGCATGGGTGCCTTACTGGGTGTGGGGCGCGGCTCGGCACGAGCATCGCGCATTCTGGCGATCAAGTGGATGGGTGGCAAAGCTGGTGAGGCACCCGTGGCCTTTGTGGGCAAAGGCGTCACTTTCGATTCCGGCGGCATTTCAATCAAACCGGGTCCCGGCATGGAAGACATGAAGTGGGACATGGGCGGCGCGGGCGCCGTGGCAGGTGCAATGCTTGCACTTGCTCTGCGCAAGGCCGAGGCGAATGTCGTGGGTGTCTGCGGCCTGGTAGAAAATATGCCGGACGGCAAGGCCATGCGTCCCGGCGATGTTGTTACCACCATGTCCGGCCAGACAGTCGAGGTGCTCAATACCGATGCCGAAGGCCGGCTGGTCCTGTGCGATGCGCTCACCTGGGTACAGCGCGAATTCAAACCTGCACGCATTGTGGATCTCGCCACATTGACAGGCGCGATGATGATCGCGCTTGGTTCTGAACATGGCGGCGTTTTTTCCAATGATGACAGCCTTGCAGACGATCTGCTTGGCGCGGGCAGGGAAGCGGGCGACAAGCTGTGGCGTTTCCCGCTCGCACCTGAATATGACAAACTGCTCGACAGCCCCATTGCCGATATGAAGAACATCGGACCGCGCTTTGCCGGATCGATCACCGCTGCGCAGTTCCTTCAGCGATATATCGAAGACGATACGCCCTGGGCGCATTGCGATATTGCCGGGATGGTCTGGTCCGACAAGCCGGGTGCCACCTGGGACAAGGGCGCAACCGGATTTGGCGTGCGCCTGCTTGATCGCTTCATCCGCAACACTACGAAGGCGTAG